The window TGGGCTTTGAAGGCCGCTATCGGGTCATGGAAAACGGCCGTTCTCAGCTGGAAACCATGAAGCAGCGCCTGCTGCAGCTGATTCGGTCGGTGCGCGGCGGCTACGCCCCGCCCCTGTCGCCTCATGCGTTGGATCTGCCGGTACAACAGAAACTGTGGCGTCCGCTGGTGCCGCTGTGGGCCTGCGTGGCGCTGACCGGCTTCCTGGCTTCGCTGCTGTTTATCGCCCTCAACTGGCGGCTGGGCGACAACACCAGCCCGGTGCTGGCGGCGATTTACCAAACCAATCTGCCGCAGGTGGCGATCGGTAACCCGGCGCCGGCCGCGCCGCCGACGCTGAGCCTGAAAAGCTTCCTGCGCAAAGAGATCGCCGAAGGGTTGGTGGTGGTGCGCGACGAAGCGCAGCAAAGCGTGGTGATCCTGAAAGGCGACGGGCTGTTCGACTCCGCCGCCACCACGGTGCGCGCCAACTATATCCCGGTCATCGACCGCATCGCCGCCGCCATGAACGGCGTCAGCGGCAAGATCCTGGTCACCGGCTACAGCGACAACGTGCCGATCCGCAGCGCCCGTTTCGCCTCCAACTGGGAGCTGTCGCTGGCGCGCGCCGAAGCGGTCAGCGCCCGCTTGCAAAAACACCTCGCCAACCCGCAGCGGGTCAAGGCCGAGGGCCGCGGCGAGAGCAACCCCGTCGCGCCGAACGATAACAAAGTGAACCGCGCGTTGAACCGCCGGGTAGAAATTACGCTGTTGGTCGCCCCGGAAAACACCCAGGCGGAAATCAACGGCTTGCCGCAAGGAACCGGAAAGTAATGCTCAGTACGTTATTCTCCATCATCACCAGCCGCCTGCTGTGGGGCTTTGTCGGCATTACCGCGCTGGCGTTCATCATCTGGATGATCGGCCCGCTGGTGGCCATCGGCGACTATCGCCCGCTGGAGCCGGAACTCAACCGCCAGATCGCCATTGGCGTCATCTACCTGATCTGGTTCCTGTGCCGCCTGATCCCGCGCCTCTACAGCGCCTGGTTCAACAGCCGCCTGCTGAGCAACCTGCGCGCCGCCGAAACGGTGCCGGCGGAAGACGGCAAGCCCGAGGTTAAACAAGACGATCAGCTGGCGCAGCGCTTCGATGAAGCGGCGCAGCTGCTGAAAAAGGCGCGCTTCGCACCGGGCCAGGGCGACGGCAAACACCGCTGGATGACCCGCTTTAGCCGCCAA of the Serratia marcescens subsp. marcescens ATCC 13880 genome contains:
- a CDS encoding DotU family type VI secretion system protein, which codes for MAPAANPLVDAANPLLNAISQIRQSATHANPAQLRQQLIDEMRRFEIRGQRANLPYEVIIGARYCLCTALDEAAALTPWGSNSVWSGSGLLVTFHNETWGGEKFFQLLAKLSQSPREHINLLELINYCLLLGFEGRYRVMENGRSQLETMKQRLLQLIRSVRGGYAPPLSPHALDLPVQQKLWRPLVPLWACVALTGFLASLLFIALNWRLGDNTSPVLAAIYQTNLPQVAIGNPAPAAPPTLSLKSFLRKEIAEGLVVVRDEAQQSVVILKGDGLFDSAATTVRANYIPVIDRIAAAMNGVSGKILVTGYSDNVPIRSARFASNWELSLARAEAVSARLQKHLANPQRVKAEGRGESNPVAPNDNKVNRALNRRVEITLLVAPENTQAEINGLPQGTGK